The following coding sequences are from one Devosia neptuniae window:
- the ilvA gene encoding threonine ammonia-lyase, biosynthetic produces the protein MQDYVRRILTSSVYEVAEETPLEKMQLLSARLGAEVLLKREDMQPVFSFKIRGAHNRIAQLNASERARGVICASAGNHAQGVALSATRLGIRAVVVMPTTTPAIKIGAVRRLGGEVVLFGDGFDAARAHAAELAEQHGYVVVHPFDDPDVIAGQGTIGMELLRQHPGELGAIYVPVGGGGLAAGIATFVKFLRPEIRVIGVEPEEAASMKAAIAAGHPVALDQVGLFADGVAVREVGTETFRICRELLDDIVTVTADEICAAIKDIFDDTRAIAEPAGALALAGLRKQVEQGAAPAGALVAINSGANVNFDRLRYVAERAEIGERAEALFSVEIPERPGSYRAFMRLLGQRSITEFNYRFAHDSTAKIFVGIKLSRGDAEKHEIISLLEEHGHGVIDLTDNEVAKLHVRYMVGGRVADLEHETVYRFQFPERPGALLKFLEGLHDGWNISLFHYRNHGADYGRVLIGVQVPPETRADFIAHIEAIGFPYWDETDNPAYRQFLDHERA, from the coding sequence ATGCAGGACTATGTCCGCCGCATCCTCACCTCATCCGTCTATGAGGTTGCCGAGGAGACGCCGCTTGAAAAAATGCAGCTGCTGTCGGCGCGGCTGGGCGCCGAAGTGTTGCTCAAGCGCGAGGATATGCAGCCGGTTTTCTCCTTCAAGATCCGGGGGGCGCATAACCGCATCGCGCAATTGAATGCCAGCGAGCGCGCCCGTGGCGTGATCTGCGCCTCGGCGGGCAATCACGCGCAGGGCGTGGCGCTTTCCGCCACCAGGCTGGGCATTCGCGCTGTCGTGGTCATGCCCACCACCACCCCCGCCATCAAGATCGGCGCCGTGCGCCGGCTCGGGGGCGAAGTCGTGCTGTTCGGCGATGGCTTCGACGCGGCCCGCGCCCATGCGGCGGAGCTGGCCGAGCAGCATGGCTATGTCGTGGTTCACCCGTTCGACGATCCTGATGTGATTGCCGGCCAGGGCACGATCGGCATGGAATTGCTGCGCCAGCATCCGGGCGAACTGGGCGCCATCTATGTGCCGGTGGGTGGTGGGGGCCTCGCCGCCGGCATTGCTACCTTCGTCAAATTCCTGCGCCCCGAAATCAGGGTGATTGGGGTCGAGCCGGAAGAAGCCGCCAGCATGAAGGCGGCCATCGCCGCGGGCCATCCGGTGGCGCTCGACCAAGTGGGGCTGTTTGCCGATGGCGTGGCCGTGCGCGAGGTGGGCACCGAGACTTTCCGGATCTGCCGCGAACTGCTCGACGACATCGTCACTGTCACGGCCGATGAAATCTGCGCCGCCATCAAGGATATCTTTGATGACACGCGGGCGATTGCCGAGCCGGCTGGTGCGCTGGCTCTGGCGGGCCTGCGCAAGCAGGTCGAGCAGGGTGCGGCCCCGGCTGGCGCGCTGGTCGCCATCAATTCGGGCGCCAATGTCAATTTCGACCGGCTGCGCTATGTGGCCGAACGGGCCGAAATCGGCGAGCGGGCCGAGGCGCTGTTCTCGGTGGAAATTCCCGAGCGGCCGGGCAGCTATCGGGCCTTCATGCGCCTATTGGGCCAGCGCTCGATCACCGAATTCAACTATCGCTTTGCCCATGACAGCACGGCCAAGATTTTCGTCGGCATCAAGCTGAGCCGTGGCGATGCGGAAAAGCACGAAATCATCAGCCTGCTCGAAGAGCATGGGCATGGGGTGATCGACCTGACCGACAATGAAGTGGCCAAGCTGCATGTCCGCTACATGGTGGGCGGACGCGTGGCCGATCTCGAACATGAAACGGTCTATCGCTTCCAGTTTCCCGAACGGCCGGGCGCGCTGCTCAAATTTCTCGAAGGGCTGCATGATGGCTGGAATATTTCGCTATTTCACTATCGCAATCACGGCGCCGATTATGGCCGCGTGCTGATCGGGGTGCAGGTGCCGCCAGAGACACGAGCCGATTTCATCGCCCATATCGAGGCTATCGGCTTTCCCTATTGGGATGAAACCGACAATCCGGCCTATCGGCAGTTTCTCGATCACGAACGCGCATAA